The following coding sequences lie in one Musa acuminata AAA Group cultivar baxijiao chromosome BXJ3-1, Cavendish_Baxijiao_AAA, whole genome shotgun sequence genomic window:
- the LOC103987544 gene encoding elongation factor 1-delta 1 encodes MAVVFHNLNGASGLQKLNDYLLTRSYITGYQASNDDIAVYGALNAALSSDYINVARWYNHIDALLKLCGISEEGNGVKIESFEEAPCSRVAGGKASAAEDDDDDMDLFGEETEEEKKAAEERAAAVKASGKKKESGKSSVLLDVKPWDDETDMQKLEEAVRSVKMEGLLWGASKLAPVGYGIKKLQIMLTIVDDLVSVDNIIEDYLLVEPANEYIQSCDIVAFNKI; translated from the exons ATGGCTGTTGTTTTCCACAATCTCAATGGTGCGTCTGGCCTCCAGAAACTCAATGACTATCTTCTTACCCGCAGTTATATTactgg TTACCAAGCTTCAAATGATGATATTGCTGTGTATGGTGCACTTAATGCAGCTCTGTCTTCGGACTATATCAATGTAGCTAGGTGGTATAACCACATTGATGCTCTTCTCAAGTTGTG TGGTATCTCTGAGGAAGGCAATGGTGTGAAGATTGAATCATTTGAGGAGGCCCCATGCTCCCGTGTTGCTGGTGGCAAG GCCTCAGCAgcggaggatgatgatgatgacatggaTTTGTTTGGTGAAGAGACTGAAGAGGAAAAGAAGGCAGCTGAAGAGCGTGCAGCAGCTGTCAAAGCATCtggaaagaagaaagaat CTGGAAAGTCTTCAGTACTTCTTGATGTAAaaccatgggatgatgaaacagacatgcaaaagcttgaagaagctgTAAGGAGTGTCAAGATGGAAGGTTTGCTTTGGGGAGCCT CAAAACTTGCCCCAGTTGGGTATGGTATCAAAAAATTGCAGATCATGTTGACTATTGTGGATGACTTGGTCTCTGTTGACAACATTATTGAGGACTATCTCTTGGTTGAACCAGCAAATGAGTACATCCAGAGCTGTGATATTGTggcattcaacaaaatat